Part of the Sphingobium sp. TKS genome is shown below.
CGGCATAGCCGGGGGCTTGGGCACCTTTTCCGCGCTGCTCGGCATTGGCGGCGGCACCATCGCCATCATGGTGATGACGCTATGCGGCCGCTCAATCCACCGCGCCATCGCCACCGCATCGGGCATCGGCACGCTGATCGCCATTCCCAGCGCCATCGGCTTCGCGCTGATCGGCCTCAAGGAAAGCGGCTTGCCCTGGGGATCGCTGGGCTATGTCAACATTCCCGCGACGCTGGCCATCGCCTCCATGTCGATCCTCACCGCGCCGCTGGGCGTGGCGGCGGCGCACAGCCTGCCCGCCGCACCGCTCAAGAAATTCTTCGGCGTCTATCTGGTCGTCATCGCCTTCGTCATGTTCCGCAACGCCATCAAGATGTGACTTCCTCCGACCGCCCGTGGCCCCTGCACAGGCCACGGGCGGATTTTATTCAAACTATTGATATTATTTGATTTAATGTCATTTTATGCGCTCCCCCGGTCGACGCTGGAGCGCATTTCATCCATTCTGCACATCCGTTCATGCACAAAATCCTCCTTTTCGGACGTTGACCCAGCAGAGTTCGCATCAGGAAGAGGAGAAGAGACATGAACCGCTCGATTGTCGCCAGCGCCCTTGCCATCCTCGCCATGGCGCCGGTTTCCGCGATGGCCGCGCCCTATGGCGCGATGAGCTATGAAGAAAGGCTCGCCGCCGCCGAGGACGACATGACCTTGCCCGCGCCGATTGCGGGTGTGCAGAATAAATATTGGTTCAACTATCGCACCGACCTGGCCGAAGCCCGCAAGGAGCTGGCCCACGACCTGCGCCACGCCACCGATGCGGAGGATGAGCGGGACGCCTGGGACGAATATCGCATCGAACTGGCCGATGCGCGCCATGATTATGTGAAGGAAATGCGCGAGAAAGGCTATCGCCCCGGCCAGGTGCGGGTCTATGGCTCCGGCCGCTAGCCGGACATGTCCCGCTTGCTAAGCCGCGTGCGGCTTGACATTTAGGGGTGGATGCGGGGCGAAAGCTATTCTTCCATCCGGCAAGCGCTTGCGCAGAACCCCGCGCAGGCGCTTGCGCTGTGCCTCGACCGGCTTGGGCAGGCCGCCGGGGATGCCGAAGCCCATCGCCTCGCCGCCCGCGCCCTGCGCGCCCTGAAGCGGGATGGGGAGGCGGAACGGCATGAATCCGCCGCGATCGACGCCGCCGCCACCGACCCGGCGCTCCAGCAGGCCGCCGTCGCCCTGCTCGACAACCGCCTGCATCTGGCCGAACCGATCCTGCGCGGGCGGCTCAAGGACAATCCCTTCGATGTCGCGGCGATCCGCATGCTGGCCGAACTGGCGGGCCGGATCGGGCGCAATGCCGATGCGGAAAAGCTGCTGCGCCGGGCGCTGGAACTGGCGCCCGCTTTCACCGCCGCCCGCGCCAATCTGGCGACCGCGCTGCACCGCCAGAACAAGACTGGGCAGGCGCTGGAGGAATTGGATCGGTTGCAGGACCAGTCCAACCCCGCCCACGCCAATCTGCGCGCCGCGGTACTGGGCCGGCTGGGCGATTTTGACGAAGCCATCGCGCTCTACGAGCAGATATTGGCTCAGGTGGCGGGCCAGCCGAAAATCTGGATGAGCTACGGCCATGCGCTCAAGACGGTGGGCCGCACGGCGGACAGCATCGCCGCCTACCGCCGCGCCACCGCGCTGCGCCCGGCTTTTGGCGAGGCGTGGTGGAGCATCGCCAATCTGAAGACGGCGGCCTTCGACGCCACCGACATCGCCGCCATGTCCAACGCGCTCAACGACGCGCATGCCAGCGCGGAGGACCGCTTCCACCTCCATTTCGCGCTGGGCAAGGCGTTAAGCGACCAGGGCGAGGCCGGCGCCGCCTTCACTCATTATGCCGAAGCGAACCGCCTGCGCCGCATCGCCCAACCCTATGAGGCGGCGCGCACCACCCGCGCAGTCGATGCGGCGGTCAGCCTGTTCACCCCGGATTTCTTCGCCACGCGGCAGGGCAGGGGCTGCGCCGCGCCCGACCCGATCTTCATCGTCGGTCTGCCCCGCGCCGGCTCCACGCTGATCGAGCAAATTCTCTCCAGCCACAGCCAGGTCGAAGGGACGATGGAACTGCCCGACCTGCCCGCGCTGGTCGCGGAACTGCGGCAGGAGGGCGATTGGCCCGCCATGCTGCGCGACCTCGACCCCGCCCGCCTCCGCGCCTTGGGGGATGCCTATATCGAGCGCACCCGCATCCAGCGGCGCGAAGGGCGGCCCTATTTCATCGACAAGCTGCCCAATAACTGGCTGCATGTCGGCCTTATCCACCTGATCCTGCCCCATGCGCGGATCATCGATGCGCGCCGCCACCCGCTTGATTGCGGCTATTCCAATTTCCGCCAGCATTTCGCGCGGGGGCAGGCGTTCAGCTACGACCTTGGCGACATCGGCCATTATTATGCCGACTATGTCCGGCTGATGGCGCATGTCGACGCCGTGCTGCCGGGGCGCGTCCACCGCGTCGTCCACGAACGGCTGCTCGACGATCCGGAAACGGAGGTGCGCGCCCTGCTCGCCGCGCTAGGTCTGCCGTTCGAGGAAGCCTGCCTGCACTTCCACCAGAACCGCCGCGCCGTGCGCACCGCCAGCAGCGAACAGGTCCGCCGCCCGATCAACCGCGATGGAGAGGGTCAATGGCGCGCCGTCGAAGCGCAGCTCCGGCCCCTGATCGCTGCCCTTGGCCCTGTGCTGGACAGCTATCCCGACGCGCCCTGACCGTGGCTTTCGGGTAACAATCGCCTGAAAAAGCGCATGATTGTCGGGACGCAACGATTTTCCATTGCGCGCTTCCGGCAGTTGATGACAATTTCCCGCAGAAACTCGTGCACCTGAGGGGAGGTAGCCGATGTCAGGTCGCTTACGCTTGATGGAGTTTTCGTCCGCATTGCTGGTGACCAGCGCGCTGGTCTTTCCGGCTCTCGCGCAGGAACCGGCGCAACAGGCCGCGCCGCCCGCCTACAGCGACGTGATCGTCGTCACCGCCCAGCGCCGCGAGGAACGGTTGCAGGATGTGCCGATCAGCATCAACGCGCTCGGCCAGGCCAAGCTGGAACAGGCCAATGCCAAGGCGCTGGACGATTATGCCAAGCTGCTGCCCAGCGTCTCCATCCAGTCCTTCGGCCCCAGCCAGGCGCAGGTCTTCTTCCGCGGCGTAGCCACCGGATCGGGCGGCCCGCCTCTGCATATCGGCCCGCTGCCGACCAGCAGCACCTATGTCGACGAAATCCCGGTCACGACCATCGGCGGCATGGTCGACGTCCATCTCTATGACGTCGCGCGGATCGAGGCGCTGGCCGGGCCGCAGGGCACGCTGTTCGGCGCCAGTTCGCTGTCGGGCACGCTGCGCATCATCACCAACCGTCCGGAACTGGGCAAGACGACCGGCAGCATCGACCTGCAAGTCAACAAGTTCAGCAAGGGCGATTTCGGCGGATCGGCGGAAGGCTATATCAACCTGCCGATCAGCGACAATGCCGCGCTGCGCGTCGTCGGCTTCTATGACCGGGCCGGCGGCTATATCGACAATATCCCCGGCACGCGCACCTTCACGCTGGACGATAACGACCCCAGCACCAACCTCACCGTCAACAACAACGCGCTGGTCGAAAACGACTATAACGACGTCGAAACCTGGGGCGGCCGCGCCGCGCTGCGCGTCGACCTGGACGACAATTGGACGGTCACGCCGCAATTTCTCTATCAGAGCCAGATCGCCCATGGCGGCTTCTTCTACGATCCGACCAAGGGCTATCTGAACGTCACCGACTATCTGCCCAGCCGCAACAAGGACCGCTGGTGGCAGGCTGCGTTGACCATCCAGGGCAAGCTCAGCGACTGGGACATCACCTATTCGGGCGGCTATTTCGAGCGCAAGGTCGATAATATAGCCGATTATTCCTATTATTCGGTCGCTTACGACAGCTACACCTATGTCGACGATAACGGCGTGACGCAGCCGGGCTTCACCACCTTTTTCCCGGACGCCAACGGCCATCCCATCGACCCGACGCAAACCGCGCACCAGTTCGACAAATATACCAAGCACACGCAGGAATTGCGCGTGAACTCGCCCACCGACAAGCCGTTCCGGCTGGCCGCGGGCATGTTCCTGCAAGTCCAGACCGACAAGATCGGGGCCGACTATCAGACGGTCGGCATCGGTTCGATCCCGACGCCGATCTGGCTCACTCCCTTCGGCACCAGCGACACCGTGTTCCTCACCCGCGTCAAGCGCAAGGACCGCGACTATGCGATGTTCACGCAGGGCGAATATGACATTGTGCCCAATGTCACGCTGATCGCGGGCGTTCGCGGCTATGTGGCCCACAACACCATCTACGGCTTTTCCGGCACCAACAGCGCCAGCAATCTCGATCCGGCCAATTGTTTCCCCACCAGCCTACCCGACGTCCCCTGCGCCAATGTGCACAAGAAGCAGGTGGAATCGGGCGTCATCTGGCGCGGCGGCATCAAATGGCAGGTGTCGAGCGACATCATGCTCTACGGCACCGTTTCGCGCGGCTACCGGCCGGGCGGCAACAACCGGCGGCCAGGGGTCAATCCGTTCAAATCGGACAAGCTCGACAATTTCGAACTGGGCTGGAAAAGCCGTTTCGGGCGCTTCACCTTCAACGGCGCCGCCTTCTACCAGAAATGGCGCGACCTCCAGTTCGGGCTGGTGCCGGTGGGTCAGAATGGCGTCACCAACACCTATAATGCCGGCAACGCGCGCATCTATGGCGTGGAGGGCGACCTGTCGGCCCGCTTCGGCGGCCTCAGCCTGTCGGCCAGCGCCACCTATGTCGACGCGCAGCTCACCAGCGATTTCTGCGAAGTCGATCCGGTGACGAAGAATATCGTCTGCAACCCCGGCGTCCCGCCCGCCGCGGCCAAGGGCACGCGCTTGCCGATTATGCCGCGCTTCAAGGGTTCGGCCACGGCGCGCTATGAATGGCCGCTCGGCGCGATGACGGCCTTCGTGCAGGGATCGGTGTCGCATCAGGGCGGCACGCGCACCTTCCTGACCGACGCGGACTATGCGGCGGTCGGGCCGACCAAACCCTTCACCACCGCCGATTTCTCGATCGGCACCCATTGGGATAGCTGGCGGATAGAGGCGTTCATCCAGAACGCCTTCAACAGCCATGGCGCGCTGGGCAAGAACACCATCTGCGCCACGGAAATCTGCGGCGCCTATGCCCGGACCTACCCGACCAAGCCGCAATTTTTCGGGCTGAAAGTGGGCTATGATTTCGAGTAGCAAATAGGTTCCGGTGCTCCTGCCTTCGCAGGAGCACGTGGTGCGAGCCTCTAAACCCGCTCCTCCTCCGGCATGACGTCCACCATCACCTGGACATTCTGCCCGGAGCCGCCCACGAACAGCCCATCCATCGGCGCGACGTCGGCATAGTCCCGCCCCATGGCGACGAACAAATGCCCGTCCCCGGTTATCACCCCATTGGTCGGATCGAAGCCGATCCACCCCCGCGTCGGCCCGCACCACAGCATCACCCAGGCGTGCATCGCGTCCGCGCCGACCAGCCGCGCCATGCCCGGCGGCGGATCGGTGCGCAAATAACCGCTCACATAGGCGGCAGGCAGCCCGAACCAGCGCAGCGCCGCCACCATCACATGGGCAAAGTCCTGACACACCCCATGGCGCGCCGCAAAGGCCTCCGCCACTGGCGTCGCCGCATCGGTCGCCCCGCTCACATAGGCGAACGCGCCCTTGATCCGCTGCGCCAGTTCCAGCGCCGCCCCCACAATCGGCCGCCCGGGCGCAAGCAAATCCCCCGCCCAAGCCCCGATCTCCGCCGCCAATGGCACACGCGGCGAGGCGTAGAGATAATGCGCCGGCCCCGCCGGCCCCATGTCCCGCGCCGCCAAAGCCGCCTCCGCCACCGCGCCGACGGTTGGATCATCCTCTTGCGGTTCGATGGGCGGGCCGCCCTGCACCCCGGCACGGAAGCTGCTTTCGATGCTGATCCGGCGCAACGGACTGTCGATCTCCAGCCGGGCGACATTCACCGGCCACGCCCCCGGTCGCGATTCGATGGAAGCGGGCGCGGGATCGACCGCCAGATGATAATCCGACGTCCACTGCCCCGGCCATGGCGCGGGCCGAAGCCGCAGGTTGAAGCGCGCCAACTGCACCGGCGCATCATAATGCACGATGGTCTGATGCCGGATGTGGTAGATCATGACAGCAGGCTGA
Proteins encoded:
- a CDS encoding tetratricopeptide repeat-containing sulfotransferase family protein yields the protein MRGESYSSIRQALAQNPAQALALCLDRLGQAAGDAEAHRLAARALRALKRDGEAERHESAAIDAAATDPALQQAAVALLDNRLHLAEPILRGRLKDNPFDVAAIRMLAELAGRIGRNADAEKLLRRALELAPAFTAARANLATALHRQNKTGQALEELDRLQDQSNPAHANLRAAVLGRLGDFDEAIALYEQILAQVAGQPKIWMSYGHALKTVGRTADSIAAYRRATALRPAFGEAWWSIANLKTAAFDATDIAAMSNALNDAHASAEDRFHLHFALGKALSDQGEAGAAFTHYAEANRLRRIAQPYEAARTTRAVDAAVSLFTPDFFATRQGRGCAAPDPIFIVGLPRAGSTLIEQILSSHSQVEGTMELPDLPALVAELRQEGDWPAMLRDLDPARLRALGDAYIERTRIQRREGRPYFIDKLPNNWLHVGLIHLILPHARIIDARRHPLDCGYSNFRQHFARGQAFSYDLGDIGHYYADYVRLMAHVDAVLPGRVHRVVHERLLDDPETEVRALLAALGLPFEEACLHFHQNRRAVRTASSEQVRRPINRDGEGQWRAVEAQLRPLIAALGPVLDSYPDAP
- a CDS encoding TonB-dependent receptor is translated as MSGRLRLMEFSSALLVTSALVFPALAQEPAQQAAPPAYSDVIVVTAQRREERLQDVPISINALGQAKLEQANAKALDDYAKLLPSVSIQSFGPSQAQVFFRGVATGSGGPPLHIGPLPTSSTYVDEIPVTTIGGMVDVHLYDVARIEALAGPQGTLFGASSLSGTLRIITNRPELGKTTGSIDLQVNKFSKGDFGGSAEGYINLPISDNAALRVVGFYDRAGGYIDNIPGTRTFTLDDNDPSTNLTVNNNALVENDYNDVETWGGRAALRVDLDDNWTVTPQFLYQSQIAHGGFFYDPTKGYLNVTDYLPSRNKDRWWQAALTIQGKLSDWDITYSGGYFERKVDNIADYSYYSVAYDSYTYVDDNGVTQPGFTTFFPDANGHPIDPTQTAHQFDKYTKHTQELRVNSPTDKPFRLAAGMFLQVQTDKIGADYQTVGIGSIPTPIWLTPFGTSDTVFLTRVKRKDRDYAMFTQGEYDIVPNVTLIAGVRGYVAHNTIYGFSGTNSASNLDPANCFPTSLPDVPCANVHKKQVESGVIWRGGIKWQVSSDIMLYGTVSRGYRPGGNNRRPGVNPFKSDKLDNFELGWKSRFGRFTFNGAAFYQKWRDLQFGLVPVGQNGVTNTYNAGNARIYGVEGDLSARFGGLSLSASATYVDAQLTSDFCEVDPVTKNIVCNPGVPPAAAKGTRLPIMPRFKGSATARYEWPLGAMTAFVQGSVSHQGGTRTFLTDADYAAVGPTKPFTTADFSIGTHWDSWRIEAFIQNAFNSHGALGKNTICATEICGAYARTYPTKPQFFGLKVGYDFE
- a CDS encoding transglutaminase family protein, translating into MIYHIRHQTIVHYDAPVQLARFNLRLRPAPWPGQWTSDYHLAVDPAPASIESRPGAWPVNVARLEIDSPLRRISIESSFRAGVQGGPPIEPQEDDPTVGAVAEAALAARDMGPAGPAHYLYASPRVPLAAEIGAWAGDLLAPGRPIVGAALELAQRIKGAFAYVSGATDAATPVAEAFAARHGVCQDFAHVMVAALRWFGLPAAYVSGYLRTDPPPGMARLVGADAMHAWVMLWCGPTRGWIGFDPTNGVITGDGHLFVAMGRDYADVAPMDGLFVGGSGQNVQVMVDVMPEEERV